A stretch of Aerococcus christensenii DNA encodes these proteins:
- the pgeF gene encoding peptidoglycan editing factor PgeF: MIHYYHNTDTLKMGITLRDLTLPDQGNMGIVAPQTRTDVLKNRHIFLKALNLTPSHYVQAHQTHSKHCVQVTQADGGRGFFDPSTAFDQTDALYTLEPDLLLAIFTADCVPLLFYDEESPLIGAIHSGWRGTVQNITQATFSTIFDRHPHLKPDTFHVQLGPSLSPLHFEVDKDVYEQFKGLNEASDCISYDSARKKWHIDNRRVVKNQCLKAGILEENIRLYPLDTYESPYGFSYRENHTPRRHLHFIWRK, translated from the coding sequence ATGATTCATTACTATCACAATACCGACACTTTGAAAATGGGCATAACTTTACGAGATCTAACTCTCCCCGATCAAGGGAATATGGGAATTGTTGCTCCCCAAACCCGAACAGACGTTTTAAAAAACCGCCACATTTTTTTGAAAGCTCTTAATCTGACTCCCTCTCATTATGTTCAAGCCCATCAAACACATTCCAAACACTGCGTTCAAGTCACCCAAGCAGACGGGGGAAGGGGATTCTTTGATCCTTCAACCGCCTTCGATCAAACGGATGCTTTATACACCCTAGAACCCGACCTCCTTTTAGCTATTTTCACAGCAGATTGCGTGCCCCTTTTATTCTATGATGAAGAGAGTCCCCTCATCGGTGCGATTCATTCAGGCTGGCGAGGGACCGTTCAAAATATCACACAAGCTACTTTTTCTACTATTTTTGACAGACATCCTCATCTCAAACCCGATACCTTTCACGTCCAACTAGGGCCTTCCCTCTCCCCACTTCATTTCGAAGTAGACAAAGATGTTTATGAACAGTTTAAAGGGTTAAATGAGGCCTCAGATTGCATCAGCTATGATTCTGCCCGCAAGAAATGGCATATCGATAATCGTCGAGTGGTCAAAAACCAATGCCTAAAAGCAGGCATCTTAGAAGAAAATATTCGGCTCTATCCTTTAGATACTTATGAAAGCCCCTATGGTTTTTCTTATCGTGAAAATCATACTCCCCGCCGACATCTTCATTTCATTTGGAGAAAATAA
- the cdaA gene encoding diadenylate cyclase CdaA: protein MGVTWLNIFTWKNLFDLIDILIVWFIIYQLLKLIRGTKAINIFNGILIFLLFKMISTIFQLETIDWIMNSIIQWAVIGVIVIFQPEIRNGLDQLGQSIRVSKLRNTQTDPIDHMIEEIVHACQYMAKRRIGALIVLETTQELNEYANTGISLDAKISEQLLINIFIPNTPLHDGAVIIRHLKIISAASFLPLSENPDIPKELGTRHRAAVGLSEVTDALVVVVSEETGDISITYQGKILRSLSAEDLKKNLHEHLIENNTQQSIENNHLLKNLFSKRNDGDLNE, encoded by the coding sequence ATGGGGGTTACTTGGCTAAACATTTTCACATGGAAAAATTTATTTGACTTAATTGATATTTTAATCGTCTGGTTTATTATCTATCAATTATTAAAATTAATTCGAGGAACTAAAGCCATCAATATTTTTAACGGTATTCTAATTTTTCTACTTTTCAAAATGATCTCTACGATCTTTCAATTAGAAACTATCGATTGGATAATGAATAGCATTATTCAGTGGGCAGTGATTGGTGTCATTGTTATTTTTCAACCAGAAATTCGTAATGGGTTAGATCAGTTAGGCCAAAGTATCCGCGTTTCTAAATTACGAAATACACAAACCGATCCTATTGATCACATGATAGAAGAGATTGTTCATGCCTGTCAATATATGGCTAAGCGTCGTATCGGCGCATTAATTGTCTTAGAAACCACTCAAGAATTGAATGAATATGCCAATACCGGTATTTCCTTAGACGCTAAAATTAGCGAACAACTTCTTATTAATATTTTTATTCCGAATACCCCTCTTCATGATGGGGCCGTCATTATCCGCCATCTAAAAATTATCTCTGCAGCTTCATTTTTGCCCCTCTCTGAAAACCCAGATATTCCAAAAGAATTAGGGACTCGACACCGAGCAGCTGTTGGATTATCAGAAGTAACAGATGCTTTAGTCGTAGTAGTATCTGAAGAAACGGGAGATATTTCCATTACTTATCAAGGTAAAATTTTACGTTCTCTTTCCGCAGAAGATCTAAAGAAAAACTTGCATGAACACTTGATTGAAAATAATACTCAGCAGAGTATAGAAAATAATCATCTTTTAAAAAATTTATTTTCTAAAAGAAATGACGGTGATTTAAATGAATAA
- the carB gene encoding carbamoyl-phosphate synthase large subunit, with protein sequence MPKRKDIKKIMVIGSGPIVIGQAAEFDYAGTQACLALKEEGYEVILVNSNPATIMTDKEIADQVYIEPITQEFVTRILHKERPDALLPTLGGQTGLNMAMELSRSGVLEELNVELLGTKLSAINQAEDRELFKNLMKELGQPIPDSTTIHTVEEALDFAKEIGYPLIVRPAFTLGGTGGGLCNNEDQLREIASNGLKLSPVTECLLERSIAGYKEIEYEVMRDSADNALVVCNMENFDPVGIHTGDSIVFAPTQTLSDQENQLLRDASLQIIRALKIEGGCNVQLALDPNSFNYYVIEVNPRVSRSSALASKATGYPIAKLAAKIAVGLTLDEVINPVTGTSYAMFEPALDYVVAKIPRFPFDKFAQGDRHLGTQMKATGEVMAIGRNIEESLLKACRSLEVGACHLEKDYTEEVSQEELEEQLKHPQDDRLFYLGEALRRGMSIDKLAELTQIDSFFLEKLGNIVHLEKELEEHVLDDSLLHEAKVRGFSDKEIAQLWKMSEKEVRDIRQKHHIAPIYKMVDTCAAEFESSTPYFYSTYGIENESVVSQKPSVLVLGSGPIRIGQGVEFDYATVHSVKAIQAAGYEAIIMNSNPETVSTDFSVSDKLYFEPLTFEDVMNVIELERPIGVIVQFGGQTAINLAESLAQAGVRILGTQLEDLDRAEDRDLFEQTLKQLNIVQPEGQTATDEEGAIQSAHRIGFPVLVRPSYVIGGRAMEIVDNEADLRNYMRTAVKASPDHPVLVDSYILGQECEVDAICDGKDVLIPGIMEHIERAGVHSGDSMAVYPPQRLSQKVQDTIVDYTQRLAKGLNCLGMMNIQFVVKDEQVYVIEVNPRASRTVPFLSKVTDIPMAQIATKVILGEKLKDLGYQNGLYPVADRVHIKAPVFSFMKLAQVDSLLGPEMKSTGEVMGSDKTLEKALYKAFEAAHMHLPEFGNVVFTIADETKTEALALAKRFQTIGYGIVATEGTAKFFSENGVKSQIVDKIGENNANDIPSYIHKGKVQAVINTVGAKRMQDQDGRMIRQAAIEHNIPLFTALDTCDAMLRVLESQSFVTEAL encoded by the coding sequence ATGCCGAAACGTAAAGATATTAAAAAAATTATGGTGATTGGGTCTGGTCCAATTGTGATTGGACAGGCTGCAGAGTTTGATTATGCAGGGACACAAGCCTGCCTTGCCTTAAAAGAAGAAGGCTATGAAGTGATTTTGGTGAATTCCAACCCTGCTACAATTATGACGGATAAAGAAATTGCGGATCAAGTTTATATTGAACCTATTACGCAAGAATTTGTTACCCGTATTCTCCATAAAGAACGGCCAGATGCTTTGTTACCAACTTTAGGTGGACAAACTGGATTAAATATGGCGATGGAACTTTCACGTTCCGGAGTTTTAGAGGAATTAAATGTTGAATTATTAGGGACTAAATTATCTGCCATTAATCAAGCAGAGGACCGCGAATTATTTAAGAATTTGATGAAAGAATTGGGACAACCTATTCCAGATTCTACAACGATTCATACAGTAGAAGAAGCGTTAGATTTCGCAAAAGAAATCGGCTATCCGTTGATTGTTCGTCCAGCCTTTACTCTAGGTGGTACAGGAGGCGGCCTATGTAACAATGAGGATCAACTTCGAGAAATTGCCTCTAATGGGTTGAAGCTCTCCCCAGTGACAGAATGTTTGCTTGAACGTTCGATTGCAGGCTATAAAGAAATCGAATATGAAGTGATGCGTGATTCAGCGGATAACGCCTTGGTTGTATGTAATATGGAAAATTTTGATCCAGTGGGAATTCATACAGGGGATTCTATTGTGTTTGCACCAACGCAAACCCTATCTGATCAAGAAAATCAATTGTTACGTGATGCAAGTCTTCAAATTATACGTGCTTTGAAGATTGAAGGGGGCTGTAATGTTCAATTAGCTCTCGATCCAAACTCCTTTAACTACTACGTCATTGAAGTGAATCCACGGGTTTCACGGTCTTCAGCGCTTGCTTCTAAAGCTACAGGTTACCCTATTGCAAAATTAGCGGCTAAGATTGCTGTCGGTCTCACTTTGGATGAAGTCATTAATCCAGTTACCGGAACCTCTTACGCGATGTTTGAACCTGCCTTGGATTATGTGGTGGCTAAGATTCCACGCTTCCCGTTTGATAAATTTGCTCAAGGGGACCGTCATTTAGGCACACAAATGAAAGCCACCGGGGAAGTTATGGCTATTGGTCGAAATATTGAAGAAAGCTTATTAAAAGCTTGTCGATCTTTAGAAGTAGGAGCTTGTCATCTTGAAAAAGATTATACAGAAGAAGTTAGTCAAGAAGAGTTAGAAGAACAATTAAAACATCCACAAGATGATCGTCTATTCTATTTAGGAGAAGCCTTAAGAAGAGGTATGTCTATCGACAAATTAGCAGAATTAACTCAAATCGATTCCTTCTTCTTAGAAAAATTAGGAAATATTGTTCATCTAGAAAAAGAATTAGAAGAGCATGTATTAGATGACTCTCTCCTTCATGAAGCTAAAGTGAGAGGATTTTCAGATAAGGAAATTGCTCAACTATGGAAAATGTCTGAAAAAGAAGTTCGAGATATTCGCCAAAAACACCACATAGCGCCTATCTATAAGATGGTGGATACGTGTGCAGCAGAATTTGAATCCAGTACGCCTTACTTCTATTCCACTTATGGGATAGAGAATGAGTCTGTGGTGTCTCAAAAACCTTCTGTTTTAGTCCTAGGTTCTGGTCCAATCCGGATTGGACAAGGAGTAGAATTTGACTATGCGACCGTTCATTCTGTTAAAGCTATTCAAGCAGCGGGCTATGAAGCGATTATTATGAATTCAAATCCAGAAACGGTTTCTACTGACTTCTCTGTCTCTGATAAACTGTATTTTGAACCGTTAACCTTTGAAGATGTGATGAATGTCATTGAATTAGAACGTCCTATTGGAGTAATCGTTCAATTTGGAGGACAAACGGCTATTAATTTAGCAGAATCTCTCGCTCAAGCAGGGGTTCGTATTTTGGGGACACAATTAGAAGATTTAGACCGAGCAGAAGATAGAGATCTATTTGAACAAACGTTGAAGCAACTTAATATTGTTCAACCTGAAGGGCAAACCGCAACGGATGAAGAAGGTGCTATTCAATCCGCTCATCGTATTGGCTTTCCAGTATTGGTACGTCCTTCCTATGTGATTGGTGGACGAGCCATGGAAATTGTGGATAATGAAGCGGATTTGAGAAACTATATGCGAACAGCTGTTAAGGCCAGTCCAGATCATCCGGTTCTTGTAGATTCCTATATTCTTGGGCAAGAATGTGAAGTAGATGCGATATGTGATGGCAAAGACGTCCTGATTCCGGGAATTATGGAACATATTGAACGCGCTGGGGTACACTCTGGTGACTCTATGGCTGTCTACCCTCCACAAAGACTTTCTCAAAAGGTTCAAGATACGATTGTAGATTATACCCAACGTTTAGCTAAAGGGTTAAACTGTTTAGGAATGATGAACATTCAATTTGTAGTTAAAGATGAACAAGTCTATGTGATTGAAGTCAATCCGCGGGCGAGTCGGACGGTACCTTTCTTATCTAAAGTGACAGATATTCCAATGGCTCAAATTGCTACGAAGGTTATCTTAGGAGAAAAATTGAAAGATCTTGGCTATCAGAATGGGCTTTATCCGGTGGCTGATCGGGTCCATATTAAAGCCCCTGTTTTCTCCTTTATGAAGTTAGCACAAGTAGATTCCCTCTTAGGACCAGAAATGAAATCCACTGGGGAAGTAATGGGATCAGACAAGACTTTGGAAAAGGCTTTGTATAAAGCTTTTGAAGCTGCTCATATGCATTTACCAGAATTTGGAAATGTGGTCTTTACGATCGCAGATGAAACTAAAACAGAAGCCTTAGCTCTCGCTAAACGTTTCCAAACGATTGGATATGGAATTGTGGCGACGGAAGGGACAGCAAAATTCTTCTCTGAAAACGGCGTTAAATCTCAAATAGTAGACAAAATTGGAGAAAATAATGCTAATGATATTCCTTCTTACATCCATAAGGGGAAAGTCCAAGCGGTTATTAATACAGTAGGAGCTAAGCGGATGCAGGATCAAGATGGTCGAATGATTCGCCAAGCAGCTATTGAACACAATATCCCTCTCTTTACCGCATTAGATACTTGTGATGCCATGCTGCGTGTTTTAGAAAGTCAAAGTTTTGTAACTGAAGCTTTATAA
- a CDS encoding cation:dicarboxylate symporter family transporter, with protein sequence MFKKDWGLIPRLFVAILLGALVGKFSFLPSFVLRIPVTFSNIFSQLLAFIIPMMIIAFVVDGLSKLSAHSGKMLGVLVGISYTSLVTAAIIAYTVGSFLFPYFTGHIQLQDIEKTASLQSLLAIKITPFVGVTEAILFSFVVGISLAVLNRKQAASYLAHVFSDFEKVIHLVLKKFVIPLLPFYIFGNFVNLSYSGGLSRIFKIFGAVWLTILVLHFTYLAWLIFLGSRFSKQPFLSVMKKSLPAYLTAFGSQSSAVSIPINITCAQENGISKSVSEFMFPITGSMHMPGSVLTITSYLTAILMINGMDHSLSVMIPFILTFALAMTAAPGVPGGAVMTALPYLGLVGIDPSGTMASLLITLYLLQDSFGTSINVTSDQGIAPLLDVYYQHNSSL encoded by the coding sequence ATGTTCAAAAAAGATTGGGGATTAATCCCTCGTTTGTTTGTAGCTATTCTTTTAGGCGCCTTAGTTGGTAAATTTTCTTTTTTACCTTCCTTTGTTCTAAGAATCCCCGTCACTTTTTCTAATATTTTTAGTCAATTATTGGCCTTTATCATTCCAATGATGATCATTGCCTTTGTGGTGGACGGTTTATCGAAACTCTCCGCTCATTCCGGCAAAATGTTGGGCGTTCTTGTAGGGATTTCCTATACTTCCTTAGTGACAGCAGCTATTATTGCCTATACTGTAGGCTCTTTCTTATTCCCTTATTTTACAGGACATATTCAGCTTCAAGATATCGAAAAGACAGCCTCTCTTCAATCTTTACTAGCTATTAAAATTACACCTTTCGTTGGAGTGACTGAAGCTATTCTTTTTTCTTTTGTCGTAGGAATTTCTCTAGCTGTTTTAAATCGAAAACAAGCCGCTTCTTATCTAGCTCACGTTTTTTCTGATTTTGAAAAGGTGATTCATCTCGTCCTTAAAAAATTTGTGATTCCTCTCTTGCCTTTCTACATTTTTGGAAATTTTGTTAATCTCTCTTATTCCGGTGGACTTAGCCGCATATTTAAAATTTTCGGAGCTGTTTGGTTAACGATTTTAGTGCTTCATTTTACCTATTTGGCTTGGTTAATTTTTCTCGGTTCGCGTTTTTCTAAACAGCCTTTCCTATCCGTTATGAAAAAAAGCCTTCCCGCTTATTTAACGGCCTTTGGCTCACAATCTTCAGCAGTATCTATTCCAATCAATATCACCTGCGCTCAAGAGAACGGAATTTCTAAATCTGTATCTGAATTCATGTTTCCGATCACAGGATCTATGCATATGCCAGGATCTGTTCTAACCATCACTTCCTATCTCACCGCTATTTTAATGATTAACGGCATGGACCATTCTTTATCTGTAATGATTCCCTTTATTTTAACCTTTGCCTTAGCTATGACAGCAGCACCAGGTGTTCCAGGAGGCGCAGTCATGACCGCCCTTCCTTATCTTGGCTTAGTAGGTATAGATCCATCAGGCACGATGGCTTCCCTACTCATCACTCTCTATCTTTTACAAGATTCTTTTGGGACTTCCATTAACGTTACGAGTGACCAAGGGATTGCTCCATTACTGGATGTCTATTACCAACATAATTCCTCACTTTAA
- a CDS encoding carbamoyl phosphate synthase small subunit, translating to MDKRWLVLENGRVFEGQAFGAGGEVIGELVFNTGMSGYQESITDQSYNGQILTFTYPLIGNYGVNRDDYESIHPTCKGVVVYEWAKRPNNWRCQLTIDEFLRAKGIPGISEIDTRALTKMIRQYGTLKAVITSDPEVVKTFPKQSQEIDLAKDGVRQVSTKTAYSAPGSGLRVVLVDFGLKHSILRELAARNCHVTVVPYDTTAQEIIDLAPDGVMLSNGPGNPEDVPSALDMIRRVQEKFPVFGICMGHQLFCKANGAKTYKMNFGHRGFNHAVRSFTKDTIDFTSQNHGYAVSREDFPECLEITHEEINDHTIEGVRHKWLPAFSVQFHPDAAPGPHDANHLFDDFIELMEKAKK from the coding sequence ATGGACAAGCGTTGGTTAGTATTAGAAAATGGCCGAGTTTTTGAAGGGCAGGCCTTCGGAGCAGGTGGAGAGGTGATTGGTGAATTAGTATTTAATACAGGGATGAGTGGCTATCAAGAATCCATTACTGATCAATCCTATAATGGGCAAATTTTAACTTTTACTTATCCACTTATCGGGAATTATGGGGTCAATCGTGACGATTATGAATCCATTCATCCAACTTGCAAAGGGGTAGTGGTCTATGAATGGGCTAAACGTCCGAATAATTGGCGGTGTCAATTAACAATTGATGAATTCCTAAGAGCTAAGGGAATTCCAGGAATTTCGGAAATTGATACGCGGGCTTTAACAAAAATGATTCGTCAATATGGTACGCTAAAAGCTGTTATAACCAGTGATCCAGAAGTAGTAAAAACTTTTCCAAAGCAGTCACAAGAAATAGATTTAGCCAAAGATGGAGTTCGTCAAGTATCGACAAAGACGGCCTATTCTGCACCGGGATCTGGTCTTCGAGTGGTGTTGGTTGACTTTGGTTTGAAACATTCCATTTTGAGAGAATTAGCAGCTAGAAATTGCCACGTCACAGTAGTTCCTTATGACACAACCGCTCAAGAAATTATTGACTTAGCACCAGATGGCGTCATGCTTTCTAATGGACCAGGAAATCCGGAAGATGTTCCAAGTGCACTCGATATGATTCGAAGAGTTCAAGAAAAATTCCCTGTTTTTGGAATTTGTATGGGTCATCAGCTATTTTGCAAGGCGAATGGTGCCAAAACATACAAGATGAATTTTGGACATCGTGGATTTAATCATGCGGTGCGTTCATTTACAAAGGATACCATTGATTTTACTAGTCAAAACCATGGGTATGCAGTTAGTCGAGAAGATTTTCCTGAATGTTTGGAAATTACACATGAAGAAATTAATGATCATACCATCGAAGGAGTTCGCCATAAATGGCTTCCTGCCTTTTCTGTTCAATTCCATCCGGATGCTGCACCTGGACCACATGATGCCAACCATTTATTTGACGACTTTATTGAATTAATGGAAAAAGCAAAAAAATAA
- a CDS encoding CdaR family protein produces the protein MNKIYDNKLVVILFSLVLAIFLFIFVKAERYNNNPVSFFSNINETKIENISEVPVYATGDVDDYYITGIPKTVSVEISGPSSLIDQTLQAKEFKVVTENLANLGEGSHYIQLTLENISKELTYKISPSSVKVDIAKLEVKSYPVEINFNNDQIAPGYEIHKSQVKPNEVTLTGSKENLDKVAHVTVDVSLPQNISTDFQTTAPIIVKDIHGNILNLTSKPNQVTVSVTIGKHGLFKPIHIQIDNKEDGFSYEFTNLSAQQAKLFGDEQVLSSVSSIIGSIDLRGITQTKHLEIPLKLPEGAESIEPQVVEATVIPHPGTEYSQGDSNSPNVSYTSPPQH, from the coding sequence ATGAATAAAATCTACGATAATAAACTAGTGGTTATCTTATTTTCTTTAGTGTTAGCCATCTTTTTATTTATTTTCGTCAAAGCAGAACGTTACAATAATAACCCCGTCTCTTTTTTCTCTAATATCAATGAGACAAAAATAGAAAATATTTCTGAAGTCCCTGTTTATGCTACAGGAGATGTGGATGATTACTATATTACAGGAATCCCTAAAACTGTTTCTGTAGAAATTAGCGGACCTAGCTCTCTGATTGATCAAACCTTACAAGCCAAAGAATTTAAAGTTGTAACTGAAAATTTAGCAAACTTAGGTGAAGGATCTCACTACATTCAATTGACTTTAGAGAATATTTCAAAAGAGCTTACTTATAAAATATCGCCTTCCAGTGTTAAAGTAGATATCGCAAAATTAGAAGTTAAATCGTATCCTGTCGAAATTAACTTTAATAACGATCAAATTGCTCCAGGTTATGAAATTCATAAAAGCCAAGTCAAACCCAACGAAGTGACTCTAACCGGTTCCAAAGAAAATCTCGATAAAGTTGCTCACGTCACCGTTGATGTTTCACTCCCTCAAAATATTTCTACTGATTTTCAAACAACCGCACCTATTATTGTAAAAGATATTCATGGAAATATCTTAAACCTCACTTCTAAACCTAATCAAGTTACGGTTTCTGTTACAATTGGCAAACATGGCTTGTTTAAACCAATTCATATTCAGATAGACAATAAGGAAGATGGATTTTCTTATGAATTTACCAACTTGTCCGCTCAACAAGCTAAACTCTTCGGCGATGAACAAGTCCTCTCTTCCGTTTCTTCCATTATTGGATCTATTGATTTACGAGGAATCACACAAACCAAGCATCTAGAAATTCCTCTAAAACTTCCAGAAGGTGCAGAGTCTATAGAACCCCAAGTGGTTGAAGCGACAGTTATTCCGCACCCTGGTACTGAATATTCGCAAGGAGACTCTAATTCTCCAAATGTTTCCTATACCTCACCACCCCAACATTAA
- a CDS encoding aggregation-promoting factor — protein MNLKKILIGTTVVLSTFTLLTVGESSQAHAQEWKARTVEEIKADFETKENDEKFYVIKSGDTLNAISEAADVKMEDLAKINKIENVDLIFPGTELTFKVNKEGKVEEVKVAQEGRTVQTYTVNQASTRTYQAQATVSSQASAPVQSSSAKEIIAQRESGGSYDARNGQYIGRYQLSASYLGGDYSPANQERVADQYVTSRYGSWEGALAFWNSNGWY, from the coding sequence ATGAATTTAAAAAAGATATTAATTGGAACAACTGTTGTCTTATCTACATTTACTTTATTAACAGTAGGTGAAAGCTCACAAGCTCATGCCCAAGAGTGGAAAGCTCGTACAGTGGAAGAAATTAAAGCTGATTTTGAAACCAAAGAAAATGACGAGAAGTTCTACGTTATTAAATCTGGTGATACTTTAAATGCTATTTCAGAAGCAGCTGATGTAAAAATGGAAGATCTTGCTAAGATCAATAAAATTGAAAATGTAGATCTTATTTTCCCAGGAACTGAATTAACCTTTAAAGTGAATAAAGAAGGTAAAGTGGAAGAAGTTAAAGTCGCTCAAGAAGGACGTACTGTACAAACCTATACTGTAAATCAAGCTTCTACACGTACTTATCAAGCTCAAGCAACAGTTTCATCTCAAGCAAGTGCACCTGTTCAATCTTCAAGTGCTAAAGAAATTATTGCTCAACGTGAATCTGGTGGTTCTTATGATGCACGTAATGGTCAGTATATTGGTCGTTACCAACTTTCTGCAAGTTATTTAGGAGGAGATTATTCTCCAGCTAACCAAGAACGTGTGGCAGATCAATACGTAACAAGTCGATATGGTTCTTGGGAAGGCGCTCTTGCTTTCTGGAACTCTAATGGTTGGTATTAA